The region AATACAAAAGGGGCTCTTGATTTAGGAATCACTACTCCTTCCGGAATTTCTGGAATCATCAGTGCCGTTAAGTCCGGTTCTATTGATTTAGTAATTGTGTTGAAAGAGTCCATTCCTGAAGGAATTGATCCTTCTAAAGTAATTGTTTTTGATACCAATTTGACGGATGCAGCAAAGAACGCAAGTTTGGCGGCACCGATTCAAATTTTTGCAGAATCTGCAGGTAGTTTTACCAATAAAAACGGTCTCAAACAAAACTTTGAACAGTCATTGAATCCCATCAAGGGACTTTCAAGTGCTGCCGGTGTTGTGGATTTGATTTTACAGAAGTTAACTGAAAAAGTGGAGGCATCCGTTGGGAACCGTTAATGTAGTCAACGTCGCCAAAAAACATCAGTTTTCTTGGTATGAGAAGTTCTATTTTTGGTCCATTGGGAAAGGCCTTTGGATCACACTGAAACATTTCATTAAGGTAGCTTTGTTCAACCAACAAGTGACCATTGAATATCCTGACAAAAAACGCCAGTATTCCACTCGGTTTCGCGGAATGCACTCGATGAAACGAGATGAAAAAGGTCGGGAAAGATGTACGGCTTGTTTTTGTTGTATGTGGATTTGTCCGGCCAACGCGATTCATATCGAAGCGGCAGAAGTCCCGACGGACCGTCAACACCTCCATCCAGAAGATAAGTTTGCTAAGAAATTTGAAATCAACTTACTCCGTTGTATTTTTTGTGGTCTTTGTGAGGAAGCTTGTCCTAAGGGTGCGATTTACCTAGATGGAACTGGGGAAATGGCTGCGGACAACCGTGAGGACTTATTTTTAACCAAAGAAAGAATGATGGAAAAAACTGGCGGACCGATCCTCGGCCAAAGGAATTAAGTTTATTTTTTCTTTTTGATACAATAGCCCGGTTTTTGTTTTTTAATTAAAACTACCGGGTTTTGTTTGTAAAACCGACTTTATTATAACCTTCGTGAATTCATTTTCTTTGATTCAAAAATTCAAATACAGTTCTTCTGATATAAAATTCGCAAACAAATTGATAACAATCAAAAGTTTGAGAAACCTTTTCAGTATTTTTGTTTGGATTATCGTGTTTGGATTTCATTTTGCACTTTCTGCTGAAACTACCATCATTGAAAACGAAGAAGATGAAAGGCGTGTCCTTGAGAATCACGCGTTTGAAAAGTTACGATTTGGCCTCGCCAATCATATTCATTATTATAAAGTTAAAAAAACCAAAAACACTGTTGTAGAACAACGATCGGGTCGCAAACGATTGTATGACCATAATTTGATCCTTCGTTCTATATTCCGAAATCGGATTTTACATCATGAGTATGGTTCCATTGGACGACTGTTAGATGGTGCGAGTTTTATCGATTTTGGAAGTGCCATTCTTTATGAAGAAGGTGCCGTGACAGTGAGAGATTTATACGAAGACGAGTTTCTTGCACGGTATATCAAAAAGATTGTGGCTACCGACATCAATGATCCGGAATACGATCACACTCGTTATATCGAAATTCACTTAACAGAACGAGATCCTTTTCCCTTTGCTTTTAATGAAATTCCTTACCGTTTGGATGATCCTTCTTACATCCGAATTTTAACGAAACTTTACACTCCCAGTGAATTTTCACCGGTGATCTTTCGTAGTACCAATTCTGGACCTGATTTATTTTATACAGTGGAAGAGATGCGAGATCACTTTCGTTCGGTTCTCGATGCCAATCCCCACCGTACCATTTTATATTTCTTCAATCGTTACATTTTCTTCCGGACACCTTGCGAATCCAAATTCCAACTCCTCGGAACCATCGATGAAAAGGTAGGAGTGAACCATAGTTTCAGTGCCTGGCGTTATGTGGATTGGAACAAAAGGGAATTTTCGGAGGCTATCGAACCCAACTATCGGTACATCCGCATTGCTGAAGAACGAAATGAAAGCAAGGCTGACCGGCTAGATTCGATGATTTCGGGGTTTGGGTGCCAAATTCGAGCAAAAATGATCTACTACCGTCACAAATTCATGAAAACTATGACGAAATGATGATTTTTTTACTTTTCTTGTGAGGCGAACTCTGTACGTTTTTCCTAGAAACACCCAGAGAGAGGTAAACCCATGGGGAATTCCTATATTATTGATGCTGTCCGAACTCCGAGAGGAAAGGGCAAAAAACGTGGGACACTTGCATCCGTCCACCCACAAGAATTAGCTGCTGCCACATTAAAAGCCATCCAATCACGTACCGGAATTGATCCCAAAACGGTTGAAGAAGTTGTAATGGGTTGTGTATCCCAAGTTGCTGACCAAGCTGCATGTATCGCACGTTATGCGGTTATGGCTGCTCATTGGCCAAAAGATGTTCCAGGTTATACTGTGAACCGATTTTGTGGATCCGGATTACAAGCACTCAACAACGTAGCAAACCATGTTGGTTCTGGAGCGATGGAACTTGGGGTTGGAGGTGGAGTTGAATCCATGAGCCGTGTGAAAATGGGTGATGATATGATTGGTCGTGATTTTAACGTTGGTAACGATAAAATTGCTGCACATTACAACCTAGTGCCACAAGGGATTTCTGCTGACTTAATCGCAACTAAGTATGATATTTCTCGTGAAGAAGCAGATCGTTTTGCAGAATCTTCACAACAAAAAGCACATGCTGCCATTCAAAACGGACTTTTTAAAAAATCTGTGATCCCAATTACTTTGGATGATGGAACCGTTGTGACAGAAGAAGAGAACCCACGTTTGGAATCAGACTACGCTTTCCTTTCTGGTCTTGGCCCTGTATTCAAAACCATTGGTGAAAAAGAATTGGATGCGATTGCATTACGTTCTTACCCAGAAGTAACAAAAATAAATCACATCCATACACTCGGAAACTCTTCTGGTATTGTTGATGGTGCTGCTGCAATCTTAGTTTCCAATGATGAAGGATTGAAGAAATACGGTTTGAAACCACGTGCAAAAATTCTTGCAACAGTGGCAACTGGTGAAGATCCAACGATTATGTTAACTGGTCCTGTTTCTGCTTCTCAAAAAGCTTTGAAACAAGCTGGCCTTAGTGTAAAGGACATTGACCTTTGGGAAATCAACGAAGCATTCGCCTCTGTAGTGTTATACGTAAAGAAAACACTCGGAATTGATGAATCCAAAATCAATGTGAACGGGGGAGCAATTGCTCTTGGACACCCACTCGGAGCAACAGGAGCTATCCTTACTGGAACGGTTCTTGACGAGTTGGAAAGAAGAGACCTTCGTTACGGACTCATCACTCTTTGTATCGGTGGCGGTATGGGTATCGCTACTATCATCGAAAGATTGAAGTAAGACCTACCTTTTGAAAAAACACGTTTAGATCCTTCGAAAACAGGATTTAAACGTGTTTCGTTGATTACACACGTCCTTGATATTTCAGACCTCCCTTTGTGGGGAATTAATTATTTCTTATACAAATTAACGAATTCCTCGAAAACTTCTTTCCCACTACTAGATTCATTTAAACACCATTCTTTTACTTTTTCTAGGTCAAAGTTCTGACTTTTTGCAACTAACAATGCTTGATCCAAACATTCCCGAGCCTTGAAGTGTAGGAAGGAAGCAAGTCTATCTTTGATACAGTCTGTAGGAGATAGAATTTTAAGAATCTTCCCTTGAAATTCTTTTTCATCAGGGACAATTTTATAATCGTCTCCTATTGATACTGGTGCAGATACGAATTCAATATATAAATGCTGACATTTTGGATGAACATAATGACGATTGACCTTACTAAAGCCAATACTTTCCATCGTAGTTTTGATTTCAGATGCCTTAGATAGAAGAGGTTCAACTAAATCCAAATCACCAGAACGATACGCACCTCTTGAGTAAATGGCAACAACAGCACCACCAACCAAAACAGATTGGATTCCTTTATGTGCGAGATGCCATCCTACAAATTTCCAAAGTTCTTCTTCATTTACTTCAGACCAATTAGGTTCTTCCATAAACGGGTTTCCCTTTCTCTCTAGGCCTTCGTCTTGCGGAAAATATTTTTTCTTTCTCTTCTATAGTTAAAGAATTATAAAATATTTCTAAAATTCCTTTAATAGGTTTAACAAAAGGAGATTTTTGATTAAATGAAAAAACCCTAGTTCTTCCTACGTTTTTGGCAACGAGGATACCGGCTTTTTCGAAACGTTCTAGTTGCATTCTAATGGGTGTAGGCGCCAAAGCATAATCCTTTGCAATGGCAGCAGAATGAATTTCATTGTAATGGAATAAATGGAGAAGTACCCTTGAAGCTGTTTTATTCCCAAATATACCATCAAGTATCATGATTAATCAGTATAAGTTCTATTATAAATATCAACTAAAAAATAGTCGATATAAGCTAAAAAATAGTTCATATCAACTACGCCTAACATCATTATAAACGTATTGCAATTAAATCTGCCCAATATGAGAAATGTACTATGAGCGTAACACAGACTTTCCCAGGCACATCTTGTAACCAATGTAACTTCAAAGTCGCGGAAGTTTTAGATGGTTGCCCGTCCTGTGGGAGTGAATCCACTGAAAAAGTGGATTTAAAAGAGAATGGAACCATCCATTCTTTTACAGTTGTGTATGTTGGATTTGGACATATGGCAAGCCGTGCCCCTTACGTTCTGGCAATTGTGCAAACAGAAGAAAATGTAAAACTCACTACTGTCATTGAAGGTGTTACAGATTTTAATACGGTGAAAATTGGAGACAAGGTTCGATTCAAAGGTATGGACGATAAGATCGGCCCTGTATTTCAATATTAGAATTTTCAAAGAATCTTTATCTTCAGTCGAATCTGAGAGTGCGAATGGATAAAAACAAAACGAATCTGTTTTGAAAGTCATATAGCAAAAATGAAATCTTCTTCTTCAAAACAAAATCCTAAATCCAAACTAAAATATCCCCTTCCTTCAGAGGAAGTATCATCCTATTATTTTAACCTAATGCCCGCAATGTTAGAGAAATTTATGGAGATCCGAACTTGGATTTATGAATTATCAGAAGCGGAGGAAAGGATCGGTGTCATTGAGGAATGTTTGAAATGGGGAGAGCCCAGTTTTTTAACACCTAAAACAAAATCAGGTTCTACCATTCGAATCGGAAAGGTAAACGATTCAGAATTTGCTCTTTATTTTAATTGTAAAACCACGATTGCCAAAGAAATCGCAATAGAGTTTCCCGAATTGAACTGCGATGGGAAAAGAGCCTTGTATCTATCATCCAGTAAAAAGCTTCCTAAAACAAAACTCATAGTTTGTTTAAAGAAAGCATTGTTGTATCATAAAAAAAAATTAGATTTATCTTAGAAATCAGCGAAAAATTGATTCATTCATAGCAATTCAATGGATTAAGAGGAAAGTTTAGATCATGAAACCAAAGGAAGGTTCTTTCCAATATTCGTTTCGGGTTCGGTATTCGGAAGTGGATTCGCAAGGGATTGTTTTTAATGCCAATTATTTAAATTATTTGGATGTGGCTATTACCGAATACTTTCGTACAAAGGGAATTTCTTATTCAGAATTTATAGATCGTTACCAACTTGATTTTCATGTCGTACAATCGCTCGTTGATTATCGGAATGGAGCCAAGTTCGATGATGAGTTGGCGATTTCTTTAGATCCAAGTTATCAATCTTCGAAGATTTTTTGGTCGTTTCAAATGGAATGTGGAGATAAACTTATTTGTTCAGGAGTTCTTACTTATATTACAGTGAGTCATGTCACAAAGAAGATTGTATCGCTACCGGAAGAGGTGAGTCAGTTGTTACAGTTGGAAAAGAAATTTGATAAGGCTAAAAGCTAAAACAAAAATCAAGGCTAATTATAAATTCTGTATCCAAATTGAAATTCCCTCGCGCCACCGATCGCAGCGGAAATCCTTTCCTGATTCCATTAATTTAAATTTTAAAATGAAATTGGAAAGATTGGAGCG is a window of Leptospira kanakyensis DNA encoding:
- a CDS encoding acyl-CoA thioesterase encodes the protein MKPKEGSFQYSFRVRYSEVDSQGIVFNANYLNYLDVAITEYFRTKGISYSEFIDRYQLDFHVVQSLVDYRNGAKFDDELAISLDPSYQSSKIFWSFQMECGDKLICSGVLTYITVSHVTKKIVSLPEEVSQLLQLEKKFDKAKS
- a CDS encoding winged helix-turn-helix domain-containing protein — encoded protein: MILDGIFGNKTASRVLLHLFHYNEIHSAAIAKDYALAPTPIRMQLERFEKAGILVAKNVGRTRVFSFNQKSPFVKPIKGILEIFYNSLTIEEKEKIFSARRRPREKGKPVYGRT
- a CDS encoding NuoI/complex I 23 kDa subunit family protein, producing MGTVNVVNVAKKHQFSWYEKFYFWSIGKGLWITLKHFIKVALFNQQVTIEYPDKKRQYSTRFRGMHSMKRDEKGRERCTACFCCMWICPANAIHIEAAEVPTDRQHLHPEDKFAKKFEINLLRCIFCGLCEEACPKGAIYLDGTGEMAADNREDLFLTKERMMEKTGGPILGQRN
- a CDS encoding Zn-ribbon domain-containing OB-fold protein is translated as MSVTQTFPGTSCNQCNFKVAEVLDGCPSCGSESTEKVDLKENGTIHSFTVVYVGFGHMASRAPYVLAIVQTEENVKLTTVIEGVTDFNTVKIGDKVRFKGMDDKIGPVFQY
- a CDS encoding acetyl-CoA C-acetyltransferase, giving the protein MGNSYIIDAVRTPRGKGKKRGTLASVHPQELAAATLKAIQSRTGIDPKTVEEVVMGCVSQVADQAACIARYAVMAAHWPKDVPGYTVNRFCGSGLQALNNVANHVGSGAMELGVGGGVESMSRVKMGDDMIGRDFNVGNDKIAAHYNLVPQGISADLIATKYDISREEADRFAESSQQKAHAAIQNGLFKKSVIPITLDDGTVVTEEENPRLESDYAFLSGLGPVFKTIGEKELDAIALRSYPEVTKINHIHTLGNSSGIVDGAAAILVSNDEGLKKYGLKPRAKILATVATGEDPTIMLTGPVSASQKALKQAGLSVKDIDLWEINEAFASVVLYVKKTLGIDESKINVNGGAIALGHPLGATGAILTGTVLDELERRDLRYGLITLCIGGGMGIATIIERLK